The region TGTTTGCTAGTAAGTTTTTGTGTTTGTGCAAGCACTCCTACATTATCAGAGGTTGCAATTTTGCAAACCGATGTTGGGAATACGAGACGAAGTGTCGATATTTCACGCTAGGCTCATATATCTGGGTTTCCGTCTCTACTTAGTACTTATATTGGACTCTCCACAACCCAAATCTAATTaagttatgaaaaaaaatatattttcttttaattcgtTAGCAATCAAACGTATATAAGTTGAATGATAGTACGTTCATATTTCATGTAGAATATAAGTTTTATGAATGAGATGGTTACctaaaaatcgtcattttcaTATGCTAAGTACAGAATATGAAGTATTATTATAGTATGAGACAACTAAATCTCTTACGGTCAATTATATCATCTAATCGACAAATGACAAACCAGCCAGAGTCTGGCCTAATatttaggaaaattgtgatcacattaatgaaatgaactaaatatttctgtttaacactgttttctaaaaaaaaaatcacttcagTAATTCTGTAATATATTTTCTATAAGAGAACCGAAGCATTACAAAAACAACTTACAATTGAAGTGTGAAGCAAGTAATTTTATCCACTTACGTAAGAACCGATATCGGTGAGAGTGACAGTTCAGCTTCGATACGCAAAGAGAAATGTgattatgaataaaataaactaATTCTAGGAATTCTAGGGATTACCTAGTAGtgaaagtcaaaaagttcgtgcaaaaaaattcacattttttagtgtgttaggacttgcgtcacgacGCTTTACTAACGTGGCGCCatgataaataattaaaaaattgtagtATATTTATTCCCAATCTATAAAATAGAGCCGGGAAACTTTTAGGACTTGCAAATACAGGCCACACTGTTTTGTAGTGATGGACGATATACAGAGAGAGTAATATCTGCCTCTTTATATACTGAAACGCACATGGCTGTCTTGTATGATGTATATATATCGAAATAATATTATGTTATCGAAATGACGCGCATGTTCAAccaaaacaattcaaagagaGGCGAGGAAGGTCACACATAGTAAAGTtctacacgaaaaaaaaaaaaaaattacgaaaccGCATCTCATTTTCTGTCTTTGTTAGCACAAGTTCGTATAATTTGTTTGGGTGTCTTCGGTCGACGTTCTTTGCTTTGCAAAGTATATTTGTTATCTTTTCTAAATTCCGTTCGTTACATAGATGAAAGTTttagataaagaaaaaaataaacattcgcCAACATtgatttcgattcgaattttatcGTGTAGTGTAAAGTTCACCATTTAAAGTGGAAtctaaagaaaacaaaaatttacaaattcggtggaataccagaaatataaaatcgataaatttaatttcgtgagTGAAGCTTTTCAATTCGATTGCCTCATcgaatttttgtgtgaatttgtTAAGTAAATAAACTACAGCAGAAATGGGTGGCTCGTCGTCACATTCAGTCAGCCaaactattaagaaaaatcAGGAGTACATTTCGGAAATGAATAAGATAAAGGTATGAAAGATTACGATTTGTTACCGCAAGTTTACATCATGGTTAAGTAATTCCATTTGACGTCATTTGATGGGAACCATGTGTGGTCATTAGTTTGGTGAACTGAACTGGTTAGAACCcgttgttgattttgtttaatcTTTGTCAGCGACGGAAATATTGAAGTTGATATTATCGAAGTCAGTGCGGTTTCAAtatgcaaaatgttttttttagtctAAATATAACTTTGTGTCTCTCTCGTATCTCTTTTACACTTATTATTATGTCTATTTCCAGTTAATATTAAATTCTTGTATTAAACTAATGTTAAAAGCCTGAAGTGGTATTATAAACACTATGTCCACTCCTAAAGTACTTTGCCAAAAATGCTACTTGAAATTTGACTAAgagttttcacatttttcattccaGATGGATCGTTGGATCCAAATGCATTATCAAATCAAAGAAAGAGAATTAGCTCTGGAAATATCAAGATCGAGGGAATTGTTCTTTTGGTTGGGCTCATTTTACACAGTCACTTTGGCGGGCATCGTTTCTAGGTacagaaaattaattgaagagAATATGGCAACAGCCACAATGttacggaaatgaaaatcttttagaTATAGAACGACGCGACGAAGTGGGGTGCTGGCACCAGTAGTTCCGCTGACTTTCGTTTTGGCTTATTACGCTGATCTAGCTTATGGAAGTAAAGTTCATAGGATAAGAGGTACACTTTtccacaaaattattaaatccTTCAAATCCTCCAATAATTGTACCTTTACACCAGCTGAGGCAGAGATGATAATGCAACGTGAACGCGACTTATTGGAATGGCCTCGAGGACTGCCGACAGTTTCTAGTATCGACCAGGCCAGAACGATAACGgaaatggaaaagaaattaCATCCGCATGAGAACTGAAACGATTAAAGCCAAgaattgtttttgtaaaaatgttcaatggTTCCGTTATCTTTCCGTCGTTAATCCGGGAACGATTTATTGAACTGGAGAataggatttttttaaattaggtTTTTGTTGTGTATTTTCGAGCTGGTGATGAAAGTTTTatccaacaaatttttgagaattactATAAATTGGATTCAAAATCAACGAGGTGAGGTGCGTGATCGAATTGCGGATCGATGTTCttatgatagtggtaaaaagtgcctcattttatttgtgttgtACTGTTGTACACGGAAATTCACTTTAGTTAAATGAATATGGAACAGTATTATGGTCCGTCACTGATCTAGTTAGAAGTAGAgtatttaatttataaaaagcAACCGGCACGGCGATACTTAATACTCTTTTGAtattaaaaagaaacaaaattaacgaaagtgtttacaataaaaatgtacaTCGGCAAGCTACTGGAGTACTATCTCCTGCTAGcagataaattaaattacagaacagctttaaaatttttgttttgaacaatttAGAAGCAAGTACGTATACCAGCAAATAAGCCTCAAAGCTTACGTTCAATTCCATCTGAACAGGGTGGGCGACAGAGATGTGCTTTTTACATATTAATGTATGTAGGTCCTACATGGAAAGTAATAAGCGTAGAGTACAGTCTCTCCGCTTTAGCTACAATTTGTAATTGCGTTAATGGACAACCTAATGTCATAAATGATGATGccatatgaattttaaatctTATACATCAAAAATGTCTTTGTTAAATCTCTTCTCCTTCTACAATCTTCAATGCTCAGTCTAATTCATCTAATTGTCTAtataaaaatctaaaacacaattttgtgtCCATCACTAAATCTGAATAATTCGTAACCCAAGTTATTACTGTTTAATTGATGTCAACCGtagtttctaaaataaaaccaagcactagaacagaATTTTTGAGAGAGGTCAAATCAAggaataattattaaattaaacaaacttTCTTTCATGTAACGCTTGATTCCACTGTTGATACAATACCCTAAAATCTATTCCAATACCATAGCCCTACCTTGTTCCAGCTTTCTCTTTGAGTGAtttcaaagtcagcttcggtgctgaGAGTGCTATGCCGATACCAATAATATAGctaatttttatgttaaataatTCTGTTCTAGTGTCTGTGCCTAGTATTTTAGGATGCGTTGCGTCAATATGGGTCCTAAAACATAttgataacaatttttaacaaataaaaaccgaatttGCGTAACCACAATATTTACTCGTGACAATATAATGAGGCATATAGTCAGTATGTGTACTCGTACAAATAATGTATTACTTAATGGGCgtcataataaaattgttaagttaagaaattgtaaaatgttaGATAGTTTACCAATTTAGATTCAATATGTTATGCACGACGAACTTTATTAAAGTGCAAGGAacttcaaaagattttttttattacagtACGTGATCATCACATAGTTCTACCACAACCAATTCACTCTACATTGCATTGCTAAAAAAACCTTAGGGTCAATTTGAACGTGATTTTTATGAAGCTACAAACTAATTGTGAAGACCTTGAAATTTTGGTTGGAACGCAATTGTGTTGCTTGGAATATTTAACATTTCACAGACGTCAACGatgatataaaaatgaattaaagtttcgaaatccatttctttaaattaattgaagtaatagattcaaacATCTTCTGATatgtttgccgtctgtgaaagcttaactaaatttaaagaattttaaaaattatttgtggtTGATTGGTCAATTGTTTATTGCATACactaaattgaaatatatatttcaaaaCGCACGCGGTAAATGGTAATTTTTCCACCTCTGCTAAGACTTTGGGGaactttgttgtgaaaatcgTTGTCTTGAcctatcgaaaacaaaaataaaaaatttcgttttcccGAGCAACAAACAATACCcgcgaaatgaaatttccaaattttttttttgattcatgGATATTTGTTTCATCATGTCAATTATACTAGACTACGACTCAAGCAATTTGTGAATCATTAGCGTTTGCCATCATACGTATAgctcattttcaatttaattcctTTCAATGCCATTTTCGACTACCAAATTCTTGTACTtacattaaatgttaaaattgagtAAACTGTCTTATCAGCCAGTTACATTTAGAAGATAGAGCCACTTATCTCCCCGAAGTTATCTTCGAAACGAATTTCCTAAATCAGCTTTGTTGGGAagtctttcaaaaaaatttcagacaatttttcattttttctcatTGCATACTAAAGTATTAAAAGAAACACTTGAAATTACGGGTACGTAC is a window of Bradysia coprophila strain Holo2 unplaced genomic scaffold, BU_Bcop_v1 contig_350, whole genome shotgun sequence DNA encoding:
- the LOC119080803 gene encoding plasminogen receptor (KT) — its product is MGGSSSHSVSQTIKKNQEYISEMNKIKMDRWIQMHYQIKERELALEISRSRELFFWLGSFYTVTLAGIVSRYRTTRRSGVLAPVVPLTFVLAYYADLAYGSKVHRIRAEAEMIMQRERDLLEWPRGLPTVSSIDQARTITEMEKKLHPHEN